Part of the Chlamydia muridarum str. Nigg genome is shown below.
AAAAAATCCTCTAAAAAATCTAAACTCACTGCCATTTCCTCTTTCTCAAGGGTAATTTTTTATTAAAAGCGCCGTCAAGAGCTTTTTTGATATTCGTAACTGGAAGTTCTTAGAAAGCAGACCATCAGCAGGTTCTATGCGTATTCTTTCTTTGTTGTGCAGGTTCTTTATCTGCTCAAGTCCTCTTTTTCTACAGCCCGCTTCTTTGCTAGCCGCTTCTCCCGCCATCACAACAAAAGGATTAGCCGCCGCAGTCATGCACGCAGATTCCGGAGCTATTCTTAAAGAAAAGAACCTAGATCAAAAGATTTTCCCTGCAAGCATGACAAAGATTGCCACAGCCTTGCTCATCTTACGAAAACACCCTGATGTTTTAACTCGATTTATCACTATCCGAAGAGAACCTCTTACCTCCATCACCCCTCAGGCAAAACAACAATCCGGATACCGAAGTCCTCCCCACTGGCTGGAAACGGATGGTGTGGCCATCCAATTAAAATCCAAAGAAGAAGTTTCTGGTTGGGATCTTTTCCACGCACTTCTAATTAGTTCTGCCAACGATGCTGCTAATGTTCTGGCAGATGCTTGTTGTCAAAGTGTTCCCGCTTTCATGCATCAGCTCAATGATTTCTTAAAAGAGATTGGCTGTCAAAATACCCACTTTAATTCTCCTCACGGCCTCCACCACCCTGACCACTACACTACCGCTAGAGATCTAGCTATCATTATGAAAGAAGCGTTAAAAGAACCCCTATTCTGTCAGGTCATTCGCACAGCCTCCTATACCATGGAGTCAACAAATC
Proteins encoded:
- a CDS encoding D-alanyl-D-alanine carboxypeptidase family protein, coding for MRILSLLCRFFICSSPLFLQPASLLAASPAITTKGLAAAVMHADSGAILKEKNLDQKIFPASMTKIATALLILRKHPDVLTRFITIRREPLTSITPQAKQQSGYRSPPHWLETDGVAIQLKSKEEVSGWDLFHALLISSANDAANVLADACCQSVPAFMHQLNDFLKEIGCQNTHFNSPHGLHHPDHYTTARDLAIIMKEALKEPLFCQVIRTASYTMESTNLSPERTLSSTNRLLSSSSTYFYPPCLGGKTGTTKSAGKNIVFAAEKNNRSIIVVAAGYFGPAAQLYQDAIAVCEDLFNEQLLRCFLLPPASQYSVKTKFGPITAPVSQGIYYDFYPSEGDPLLSLSLESSKIAFPIRQGDLLGHWILSSPSGEKVHSIPFLAESDILPSFKQRILLTSLRILTSYRTYVLILLFFLLNRKKKHSRATKTFSNPFFS